From Echeneis naucrates chromosome 7, fEcheNa1.1, whole genome shotgun sequence, one genomic window encodes:
- the rassf11 gene encoding ras association domain-containing protein 8 codes for MEVKVFVDGIPRVVCGVTEETTCQDVVIALAQALGQPGRYTLREKFKDFERCTMPSERLLETLERYGEQAKEVQLSLLHNGPSVWDEMKRTKVGRYHPCPPMRRKDAGARVRRSSGSLSLHRQSLPPLSCLRQEAEQQKDDVKRPKRKSLTLVEEAWEWLESLGKGKVYSTAGDKESSKKMGNRNRATLDVCLTVDKDSLDQSGKNKVRGEKSFQSDLDHQTSCCMGSQTRSKESKHHKKRQSEAKANDQLSSSHLTGEENVRGDIRETIIYQLSCLQDLQVQIACVDRQICELEEKQRAQRAEQKAQQRTAEEELEEIRLWESKLKAEEAYEKELERQFIEMRAKAVQCKAQLEEYKQTIQGLDFFDSQNIAEEDSKMTKPGTTEISTEGTTCLRSEPNGHNRKFLPRKDFSSSQCLVSPDQMKEQRHTGPTELRERWTRRSQAQSPQLQTKKKVIHRSELTIYLGSTKV; via the exons ATGGAAGTGAAGGTGTTTGTGGACGGTATCCCACGAGTGGTCTGCGGAGTCACAGAGGAAACAACATGCCAAGACGTGGTCATAGCGCTTGCTCAAGCCCTGG GCCAGCCTGGACGCTACACGTTACGAGAGAAATTCAAAGACTTTGAGCGGTGCACGATGCCCAGTGAGCGCCTTTTGGAGACTCTGGAGAGGTACGGTGAGCAGGCCAAGGAGGTCCAGCTCTCACTGCTCCATAATGGACCCTCTGTCTGGGATGAAATGAAGAGGACGAAAGTTGGCAGATACCACCCTTGCCCGCCAATGAGGAGAAAAGATGCTGGGGCTCGAGTGAGGCGGAGCAGCGGTTCCCTCAGTTTGCATCGCCAAAGCTTGCCACCGCTGTCTTGTTTAAGGCAAGAAGCTGAGCAGCAAAAAGATGATGTGAAAAGGCCAAAAAGAAAGTCCCTGACACTTGTGGAGGAGGCCTGGGAATGGCTGGAGAGTCTGGGGAAGGGCAAGGTCTACAGTACTGCCGGTGATAAGGAAAGCAGTAAGAAGATGGGGAACAGGAACCGTGCCACCTTGGATGTTTGTCTCACTGTGGACAAAGATAGTTTGGATCAAAGTggtaaaaacaaagtcagaggTGAGAAAAGTTTTCAGTCAGACTTGGATCATCAGACCTCCTGCTGTATGGGAAGTCAAACGAGGAGTAAAGAAAGTAAACACCATAAGAAAAGACAGTCAGAAGCAAAAGCAAATGACCAGCTCAGCTCAAGCCACCTTACCGGTGAAGAGAACGTGAGAGGTGATATCAGAGAGACCATAATATATCAGCTCAGCTGTTTGCAGGATTTACAGGTCCAGATTGCATGTGTAGACAGACAGATTtgtgagctggaggagaaacagagggCCCAAAGAGCTGAGCAGAAAGCCCAGCAGAGAACGGCTGAAGAGGAGTTAGAGGAGATCAGACTTTGGGAGAGTAAATTGAAGGCAGAAGAGGCTTATGAGAAAGAGCTAGAGCGTCAGTTCATTGAGATGAGGGCGAAGGCTGTTCAATGTAAGGCCCAGCTGGAAGAGTACAAGCAGACAATCCAGGGGTTGGATTTCTTTGACTCTCAAAACATTGCTGAGGAGGATTCAAAGATGACAAAACCTGGTACAACTGAGATTTCAACTGAGGGCACAACTTGCTTAAGGTCTGAACCAAATGGCCATAACAGGAAGTTCCTGCCCAGGAAAGATTTCAGCTCCTCTCAATGTCTGGTTTCTCCTGACCAGATGAAAGAGCAGCGGCACACTGGCCCCACGGAGCTCAGGGAGCGGTGGACACGCCGGTCTCAAGCCCAAAGCCCTCAATTACAGACTAAAAAGAAGGTGATTCACCGCTCTGAACTTACTATATATCTGGGCAGCACTAAGGTTTAg
- the ampd1 gene encoding AMP deaminase 1 isoform X4, giving the protein MPKVLVPETDDKMRAFAEEVFASETKDESVRDEISMFDVAEDCPIIHHEMAHHLHTEDDAEKRKRLQRNCNMALPAGAAQAAASQVMTVKVETPTYLEVPDFQRVAIIGDYASGVTMDDFELSCKGLYRALTIREKYMRLAYQRYPRTVSQYLREIEGETFKPEDQLQPVFTPLPKEGQDPFDTKELPKNLGYVARMKDGVIYVYNDAAAADKHQPKDMPCPDYATFIDDMNFLIALIAQGPTKTYTHRRLKFLTSKFNVHEMLNEMEELKELKMNPHRDFYNCRKVDTHIHAAACMNQKHLLRFIKKSYRVDADRVVHKLQGREVTMRELFQSLNLHPYDLTVDSLDVHAGRQTFQRFDKFNAKYNPVGASELRDLYLKTENHIDGEYFATIIKEVASDLEDAKYQYAEPRLSIYGCNPNEWNKLSGWFVKHRVFSPNLKWMIQVPRIYDIFRGRNFVPHFGKMLENIFLPVFQATIDPQSNPELSIFLKHVTGFDSVDDESKHSGHMFSTKSPKPEEWDIVKNPSYTYYIYYMYANIAVLNQLRRQRGMNTFLFRPHCGEAGAVTHLLASFMTADNISHGLNLKKSPVLQYLYFLTQIPIAMSPLSNNSLFLEYAKNPLLEFQKKGLVVSLSTDDPMQFHYTKEPLMEEYAIAAQVFKLSTCDMCEISRNSVLQSGMSHEEKLHCLGQHYLKEGPEGNDIRKTNVAQIRMAYRYETLCYELNLIKEGLKTE; this is encoded by the exons ATGCCGAAAGTCTTAGTGCCAG agacCGACGACAAGATGCGGGCCTTCGCGGAGGAGGTCTTTGCATCCGAAACCAAAGACGAGAGCGTCCGCGATGAAATCTCCATGTTTGATGTGGCCGAGGACTGTCCCATCATCCACCATGAGATGGCCCACCATCTGCACACTGAGGATGATGCTGAGAAACG CAAGAGACTCCAGCGCAACTGCAACATGGCCCTGCCTGCAGGTGCTGCACAAGCAGCTGCTTCACAGGTCATGACCGTGAAGGTGGAGACACCCACCTACCTGGAGGTGCCGGACTTCCAGAGAGTGGCCATCATCGGAGACTATGCCTCTGGG GTGACCATGGATGACTTTGAGCTGTCCTGTAAGGGTCTGTACCGCGCCTTGACCATCAGAGAAAAGTACATGAGGCTGGCCTATCAACGCTACCCACGAACAGTCTCCCAGTACCTGCGTGAGATTGAGGGGGAGACCTTCAAACCTGaggatcagctgcagccag TCTTCACACCTCTTCCCAAGGAGGGACAAGATCCCTTTGATACCAAGGAGCTGCCGAAGAATCTGGGCTATGTTGCGCGGATGAAGGATGGTGTCATCTATGTGTACAAtgatgcagcagctgctgacaaaCACCAGCCCAAAGACATGCCCTGCCCTGACTACGCCACTTTCATTGACGACATGAATTTCCTCATTGCTCTCATTGCACAGGGCCCAAC gAAGACTTACACTCACCGTCGTCTTAAGTTCCTCACGTCTAAGTTCAATGTGCATGAGATGCTGAATgagatggaggagctgaaggagctgaagaTGAATCCCCACAGGGACTTTTACAACTGTAGGAAG GTTGACACTCACATTCACGCTGCTGCCTGCATGAACCAGAAGCACCTGCTGAGGTTTATCAAGAAGTCTTATCGCGTGGACGCTGACCGTGTCGTGCACAAACTGCAGGGCCGGGAGGTCACCATGAGGGAGCTCTTCCAGTCCCTCAACCTGCACCCATATGATCTTACTGTGGACTCGCTGGATGTGCATGCT gGTAGACAAACCTTCCAGCGTTTTGATAAGTTCAACGCAAAGTACAATCCTGTGGGAGCTAGTGAGTTGCGTGACCTGTACCTGAAGACAGAGAACCACATTGATGGGGAATACTTTGCCACTATTATTAAG GAAGTGGCTAGTGACCTGGAAGATGCTAAGTATCAGTATGCCGAGCCTCGTCTGTCAATCTATGGCTGCAATCCCAATGAATGGAACAAGCTTTCCGGCTGGTTTGTCAAGCACAGAGTCTTCTCCCCTAACCTCAAATGGATGATTCAAGTTCCCAGGATCTA TGACATCTTCAGAGGCAGGAACTTTGTGCCTCACTTTGGCAAGATGCTGGAGAACATTTTCCTTCCCGTGTTCCAGGCTACCATTGACCCACAGTCAAATCCAGAACTCAGCATCTTCCTCAAGCAT GTGACGGGTTTCGACAGCGTGGATGACGAATCCAAGCACAGTGGCCACATGTTCTCCACTAAGAGCCCAAAACCAGAGGAGTGGGACATCGTCAAGAACCCCTCCTACACCTACTACATTTACTACATGTATGCAAACATCGCTGTGCTCAACCAGCTCCGCAG GCAGAGGGGGATGAACACATTCTTGTTCAGGCCTCATTGCGGTGAGGCCGGGGCTGTCACCCATCTGCTGGCTTCCTTCATGACTGCTGACAATATCTCTCATGGCCTGAACCTGAAAAAG AGCCCTGTGCTGCAGTACCTGTACTTCCTGACCCAGATCCCAATTGCCATGTCCCCTCTCAGCAACAATAGCCTGTTCCTGGAATACGCCAAGAACCCCCTGCTGGAGTTCCAGAAGAAAGGCCTGGTTGTGTCTCTGTCCACCGACGACCCCATGCAGTTCCACTACACCAAG GAGCCGCTTATGGAAGAATACGCCATTGCAGCTCAGGTCTTCAAACTCAGCACCTGCGACATGTGTGAGATCTCCAGGAACAGCGTGCTGCAGAGTGGCATGTCTCATGAG GAGAAGCTCCATTGTTTGGGTCAGCACTACCTGAAAGAGGGTCCGGAGGGCAATGACATCCGCAAGACAAATGTGGCCCAGATTCGTATGGCATATCGCTATGAGACGCTGTGCTATGAGCTCAACCTCATCAAGGAGGGCCTGAAGACTGAGTAA
- the ampd1 gene encoding AMP deaminase 1 isoform X1, translating into MPKVLVPEGKSSHKTDDKMRAFAEEVFASETKDESVRDEISMFDVAEDCPIIHHEMAHHLHTEDDAEKRKRLQRNCNMALPAGAAQAAASQVMTVKVETPTYLEVPDFQRVAIIGDYASGVTMDDFELSCKGLYRALTIREKYMRLAYQRYPRTVSQYLREIEGETFKPEDQLQPVFTPLPKEGQDPFDTKELPKNLGYVARMKDGVIYVYNDAAAADKHQPKDMPCPDYATFIDDMNFLIALIAQGPTKTYTHRRLKFLTSKFNVHEMLNEMEELKELKMNPHRDFYNCRKVDTHIHAAACMNQKHLLRFIKKSYRVDADRVVHKLQGREVTMRELFQSLNLHPYDLTVDSLDVHAGRQTFQRFDKFNAKYNPVGASELRDLYLKTENHIDGEYFATIIKEVASDLEDAKYQYAEPRLSIYGCNPNEWNKLSGWFVKHRVFSPNLKWMIQVPRIYDIFRGRNFVPHFGKMLENIFLPVFQATIDPQSNPELSIFLKHVTGFDSVDDESKHSGHMFSTKSPKPEEWDIVKNPSYTYYIYYMYANIAVLNQLRRQRGMNTFLFRPHCGEAGAVTHLLASFMTADNISHGLNLKKSPVLQYLYFLTQIPIAMSPLSNNSLFLEYAKNPLLEFQKKGLVVSLSTDDPMQFHYTKEPLMEEYAIAAQVFKLSTCDMCEISRNSVLQSGMSHEEKLHCLGQHYLKEGPEGNDIRKTNVAQIRMAYRYETLCYELNLIKEGLKTE; encoded by the exons ATGCCGAAAGTCTTAGTGCCAG AGGGAAAAA GTTCACACA agacCGACGACAAGATGCGGGCCTTCGCGGAGGAGGTCTTTGCATCCGAAACCAAAGACGAGAGCGTCCGCGATGAAATCTCCATGTTTGATGTGGCCGAGGACTGTCCCATCATCCACCATGAGATGGCCCACCATCTGCACACTGAGGATGATGCTGAGAAACG CAAGAGACTCCAGCGCAACTGCAACATGGCCCTGCCTGCAGGTGCTGCACAAGCAGCTGCTTCACAGGTCATGACCGTGAAGGTGGAGACACCCACCTACCTGGAGGTGCCGGACTTCCAGAGAGTGGCCATCATCGGAGACTATGCCTCTGGG GTGACCATGGATGACTTTGAGCTGTCCTGTAAGGGTCTGTACCGCGCCTTGACCATCAGAGAAAAGTACATGAGGCTGGCCTATCAACGCTACCCACGAACAGTCTCCCAGTACCTGCGTGAGATTGAGGGGGAGACCTTCAAACCTGaggatcagctgcagccag TCTTCACACCTCTTCCCAAGGAGGGACAAGATCCCTTTGATACCAAGGAGCTGCCGAAGAATCTGGGCTATGTTGCGCGGATGAAGGATGGTGTCATCTATGTGTACAAtgatgcagcagctgctgacaaaCACCAGCCCAAAGACATGCCCTGCCCTGACTACGCCACTTTCATTGACGACATGAATTTCCTCATTGCTCTCATTGCACAGGGCCCAAC gAAGACTTACACTCACCGTCGTCTTAAGTTCCTCACGTCTAAGTTCAATGTGCATGAGATGCTGAATgagatggaggagctgaaggagctgaagaTGAATCCCCACAGGGACTTTTACAACTGTAGGAAG GTTGACACTCACATTCACGCTGCTGCCTGCATGAACCAGAAGCACCTGCTGAGGTTTATCAAGAAGTCTTATCGCGTGGACGCTGACCGTGTCGTGCACAAACTGCAGGGCCGGGAGGTCACCATGAGGGAGCTCTTCCAGTCCCTCAACCTGCACCCATATGATCTTACTGTGGACTCGCTGGATGTGCATGCT gGTAGACAAACCTTCCAGCGTTTTGATAAGTTCAACGCAAAGTACAATCCTGTGGGAGCTAGTGAGTTGCGTGACCTGTACCTGAAGACAGAGAACCACATTGATGGGGAATACTTTGCCACTATTATTAAG GAAGTGGCTAGTGACCTGGAAGATGCTAAGTATCAGTATGCCGAGCCTCGTCTGTCAATCTATGGCTGCAATCCCAATGAATGGAACAAGCTTTCCGGCTGGTTTGTCAAGCACAGAGTCTTCTCCCCTAACCTCAAATGGATGATTCAAGTTCCCAGGATCTA TGACATCTTCAGAGGCAGGAACTTTGTGCCTCACTTTGGCAAGATGCTGGAGAACATTTTCCTTCCCGTGTTCCAGGCTACCATTGACCCACAGTCAAATCCAGAACTCAGCATCTTCCTCAAGCAT GTGACGGGTTTCGACAGCGTGGATGACGAATCCAAGCACAGTGGCCACATGTTCTCCACTAAGAGCCCAAAACCAGAGGAGTGGGACATCGTCAAGAACCCCTCCTACACCTACTACATTTACTACATGTATGCAAACATCGCTGTGCTCAACCAGCTCCGCAG GCAGAGGGGGATGAACACATTCTTGTTCAGGCCTCATTGCGGTGAGGCCGGGGCTGTCACCCATCTGCTGGCTTCCTTCATGACTGCTGACAATATCTCTCATGGCCTGAACCTGAAAAAG AGCCCTGTGCTGCAGTACCTGTACTTCCTGACCCAGATCCCAATTGCCATGTCCCCTCTCAGCAACAATAGCCTGTTCCTGGAATACGCCAAGAACCCCCTGCTGGAGTTCCAGAAGAAAGGCCTGGTTGTGTCTCTGTCCACCGACGACCCCATGCAGTTCCACTACACCAAG GAGCCGCTTATGGAAGAATACGCCATTGCAGCTCAGGTCTTCAAACTCAGCACCTGCGACATGTGTGAGATCTCCAGGAACAGCGTGCTGCAGAGTGGCATGTCTCATGAG GAGAAGCTCCATTGTTTGGGTCAGCACTACCTGAAAGAGGGTCCGGAGGGCAATGACATCCGCAAGACAAATGTGGCCCAGATTCGTATGGCATATCGCTATGAGACGCTGTGCTATGAGCTCAACCTCATCAAGGAGGGCCTGAAGACTGAGTAA
- the ampd1 gene encoding AMP deaminase 1 isoform X3: MPKVLVPGEKTDDKMRAFAEEVFASETKDESVRDEISMFDVAEDCPIIHHEMAHHLHTEDDAEKRKRLQRNCNMALPAGAAQAAASQVMTVKVETPTYLEVPDFQRVAIIGDYASGVTMDDFELSCKGLYRALTIREKYMRLAYQRYPRTVSQYLREIEGETFKPEDQLQPVFTPLPKEGQDPFDTKELPKNLGYVARMKDGVIYVYNDAAAADKHQPKDMPCPDYATFIDDMNFLIALIAQGPTKTYTHRRLKFLTSKFNVHEMLNEMEELKELKMNPHRDFYNCRKVDTHIHAAACMNQKHLLRFIKKSYRVDADRVVHKLQGREVTMRELFQSLNLHPYDLTVDSLDVHAGRQTFQRFDKFNAKYNPVGASELRDLYLKTENHIDGEYFATIIKEVASDLEDAKYQYAEPRLSIYGCNPNEWNKLSGWFVKHRVFSPNLKWMIQVPRIYDIFRGRNFVPHFGKMLENIFLPVFQATIDPQSNPELSIFLKHVTGFDSVDDESKHSGHMFSTKSPKPEEWDIVKNPSYTYYIYYMYANIAVLNQLRRQRGMNTFLFRPHCGEAGAVTHLLASFMTADNISHGLNLKKSPVLQYLYFLTQIPIAMSPLSNNSLFLEYAKNPLLEFQKKGLVVSLSTDDPMQFHYTKEPLMEEYAIAAQVFKLSTCDMCEISRNSVLQSGMSHEEKLHCLGQHYLKEGPEGNDIRKTNVAQIRMAYRYETLCYELNLIKEGLKTE, from the exons ATGCCGAAAGTCTTAGTGCCAGGTGA GA agacCGACGACAAGATGCGGGCCTTCGCGGAGGAGGTCTTTGCATCCGAAACCAAAGACGAGAGCGTCCGCGATGAAATCTCCATGTTTGATGTGGCCGAGGACTGTCCCATCATCCACCATGAGATGGCCCACCATCTGCACACTGAGGATGATGCTGAGAAACG CAAGAGACTCCAGCGCAACTGCAACATGGCCCTGCCTGCAGGTGCTGCACAAGCAGCTGCTTCACAGGTCATGACCGTGAAGGTGGAGACACCCACCTACCTGGAGGTGCCGGACTTCCAGAGAGTGGCCATCATCGGAGACTATGCCTCTGGG GTGACCATGGATGACTTTGAGCTGTCCTGTAAGGGTCTGTACCGCGCCTTGACCATCAGAGAAAAGTACATGAGGCTGGCCTATCAACGCTACCCACGAACAGTCTCCCAGTACCTGCGTGAGATTGAGGGGGAGACCTTCAAACCTGaggatcagctgcagccag TCTTCACACCTCTTCCCAAGGAGGGACAAGATCCCTTTGATACCAAGGAGCTGCCGAAGAATCTGGGCTATGTTGCGCGGATGAAGGATGGTGTCATCTATGTGTACAAtgatgcagcagctgctgacaaaCACCAGCCCAAAGACATGCCCTGCCCTGACTACGCCACTTTCATTGACGACATGAATTTCCTCATTGCTCTCATTGCACAGGGCCCAAC gAAGACTTACACTCACCGTCGTCTTAAGTTCCTCACGTCTAAGTTCAATGTGCATGAGATGCTGAATgagatggaggagctgaaggagctgaagaTGAATCCCCACAGGGACTTTTACAACTGTAGGAAG GTTGACACTCACATTCACGCTGCTGCCTGCATGAACCAGAAGCACCTGCTGAGGTTTATCAAGAAGTCTTATCGCGTGGACGCTGACCGTGTCGTGCACAAACTGCAGGGCCGGGAGGTCACCATGAGGGAGCTCTTCCAGTCCCTCAACCTGCACCCATATGATCTTACTGTGGACTCGCTGGATGTGCATGCT gGTAGACAAACCTTCCAGCGTTTTGATAAGTTCAACGCAAAGTACAATCCTGTGGGAGCTAGTGAGTTGCGTGACCTGTACCTGAAGACAGAGAACCACATTGATGGGGAATACTTTGCCACTATTATTAAG GAAGTGGCTAGTGACCTGGAAGATGCTAAGTATCAGTATGCCGAGCCTCGTCTGTCAATCTATGGCTGCAATCCCAATGAATGGAACAAGCTTTCCGGCTGGTTTGTCAAGCACAGAGTCTTCTCCCCTAACCTCAAATGGATGATTCAAGTTCCCAGGATCTA TGACATCTTCAGAGGCAGGAACTTTGTGCCTCACTTTGGCAAGATGCTGGAGAACATTTTCCTTCCCGTGTTCCAGGCTACCATTGACCCACAGTCAAATCCAGAACTCAGCATCTTCCTCAAGCAT GTGACGGGTTTCGACAGCGTGGATGACGAATCCAAGCACAGTGGCCACATGTTCTCCACTAAGAGCCCAAAACCAGAGGAGTGGGACATCGTCAAGAACCCCTCCTACACCTACTACATTTACTACATGTATGCAAACATCGCTGTGCTCAACCAGCTCCGCAG GCAGAGGGGGATGAACACATTCTTGTTCAGGCCTCATTGCGGTGAGGCCGGGGCTGTCACCCATCTGCTGGCTTCCTTCATGACTGCTGACAATATCTCTCATGGCCTGAACCTGAAAAAG AGCCCTGTGCTGCAGTACCTGTACTTCCTGACCCAGATCCCAATTGCCATGTCCCCTCTCAGCAACAATAGCCTGTTCCTGGAATACGCCAAGAACCCCCTGCTGGAGTTCCAGAAGAAAGGCCTGGTTGTGTCTCTGTCCACCGACGACCCCATGCAGTTCCACTACACCAAG GAGCCGCTTATGGAAGAATACGCCATTGCAGCTCAGGTCTTCAAACTCAGCACCTGCGACATGTGTGAGATCTCCAGGAACAGCGTGCTGCAGAGTGGCATGTCTCATGAG GAGAAGCTCCATTGTTTGGGTCAGCACTACCTGAAAGAGGGTCCGGAGGGCAATGACATCCGCAAGACAAATGTGGCCCAGATTCGTATGGCATATCGCTATGAGACGCTGTGCTATGAGCTCAACCTCATCAAGGAGGGCCTGAAGACTGAGTAA
- the ampd1 gene encoding AMP deaminase 1 isoform X2 codes for MPKVLVPGDQKTDDKMRAFAEEVFASETKDESVRDEISMFDVAEDCPIIHHEMAHHLHTEDDAEKRKRLQRNCNMALPAGAAQAAASQVMTVKVETPTYLEVPDFQRVAIIGDYASGVTMDDFELSCKGLYRALTIREKYMRLAYQRYPRTVSQYLREIEGETFKPEDQLQPVFTPLPKEGQDPFDTKELPKNLGYVARMKDGVIYVYNDAAAADKHQPKDMPCPDYATFIDDMNFLIALIAQGPTKTYTHRRLKFLTSKFNVHEMLNEMEELKELKMNPHRDFYNCRKVDTHIHAAACMNQKHLLRFIKKSYRVDADRVVHKLQGREVTMRELFQSLNLHPYDLTVDSLDVHAGRQTFQRFDKFNAKYNPVGASELRDLYLKTENHIDGEYFATIIKEVASDLEDAKYQYAEPRLSIYGCNPNEWNKLSGWFVKHRVFSPNLKWMIQVPRIYDIFRGRNFVPHFGKMLENIFLPVFQATIDPQSNPELSIFLKHVTGFDSVDDESKHSGHMFSTKSPKPEEWDIVKNPSYTYYIYYMYANIAVLNQLRRQRGMNTFLFRPHCGEAGAVTHLLASFMTADNISHGLNLKKSPVLQYLYFLTQIPIAMSPLSNNSLFLEYAKNPLLEFQKKGLVVSLSTDDPMQFHYTKEPLMEEYAIAAQVFKLSTCDMCEISRNSVLQSGMSHEEKLHCLGQHYLKEGPEGNDIRKTNVAQIRMAYRYETLCYELNLIKEGLKTE; via the exons ATGCCGAAAGTCTTAGTGCCAGGTGA TCAGA agacCGACGACAAGATGCGGGCCTTCGCGGAGGAGGTCTTTGCATCCGAAACCAAAGACGAGAGCGTCCGCGATGAAATCTCCATGTTTGATGTGGCCGAGGACTGTCCCATCATCCACCATGAGATGGCCCACCATCTGCACACTGAGGATGATGCTGAGAAACG CAAGAGACTCCAGCGCAACTGCAACATGGCCCTGCCTGCAGGTGCTGCACAAGCAGCTGCTTCACAGGTCATGACCGTGAAGGTGGAGACACCCACCTACCTGGAGGTGCCGGACTTCCAGAGAGTGGCCATCATCGGAGACTATGCCTCTGGG GTGACCATGGATGACTTTGAGCTGTCCTGTAAGGGTCTGTACCGCGCCTTGACCATCAGAGAAAAGTACATGAGGCTGGCCTATCAACGCTACCCACGAACAGTCTCCCAGTACCTGCGTGAGATTGAGGGGGAGACCTTCAAACCTGaggatcagctgcagccag TCTTCACACCTCTTCCCAAGGAGGGACAAGATCCCTTTGATACCAAGGAGCTGCCGAAGAATCTGGGCTATGTTGCGCGGATGAAGGATGGTGTCATCTATGTGTACAAtgatgcagcagctgctgacaaaCACCAGCCCAAAGACATGCCCTGCCCTGACTACGCCACTTTCATTGACGACATGAATTTCCTCATTGCTCTCATTGCACAGGGCCCAAC gAAGACTTACACTCACCGTCGTCTTAAGTTCCTCACGTCTAAGTTCAATGTGCATGAGATGCTGAATgagatggaggagctgaaggagctgaagaTGAATCCCCACAGGGACTTTTACAACTGTAGGAAG GTTGACACTCACATTCACGCTGCTGCCTGCATGAACCAGAAGCACCTGCTGAGGTTTATCAAGAAGTCTTATCGCGTGGACGCTGACCGTGTCGTGCACAAACTGCAGGGCCGGGAGGTCACCATGAGGGAGCTCTTCCAGTCCCTCAACCTGCACCCATATGATCTTACTGTGGACTCGCTGGATGTGCATGCT gGTAGACAAACCTTCCAGCGTTTTGATAAGTTCAACGCAAAGTACAATCCTGTGGGAGCTAGTGAGTTGCGTGACCTGTACCTGAAGACAGAGAACCACATTGATGGGGAATACTTTGCCACTATTATTAAG GAAGTGGCTAGTGACCTGGAAGATGCTAAGTATCAGTATGCCGAGCCTCGTCTGTCAATCTATGGCTGCAATCCCAATGAATGGAACAAGCTTTCCGGCTGGTTTGTCAAGCACAGAGTCTTCTCCCCTAACCTCAAATGGATGATTCAAGTTCCCAGGATCTA TGACATCTTCAGAGGCAGGAACTTTGTGCCTCACTTTGGCAAGATGCTGGAGAACATTTTCCTTCCCGTGTTCCAGGCTACCATTGACCCACAGTCAAATCCAGAACTCAGCATCTTCCTCAAGCAT GTGACGGGTTTCGACAGCGTGGATGACGAATCCAAGCACAGTGGCCACATGTTCTCCACTAAGAGCCCAAAACCAGAGGAGTGGGACATCGTCAAGAACCCCTCCTACACCTACTACATTTACTACATGTATGCAAACATCGCTGTGCTCAACCAGCTCCGCAG GCAGAGGGGGATGAACACATTCTTGTTCAGGCCTCATTGCGGTGAGGCCGGGGCTGTCACCCATCTGCTGGCTTCCTTCATGACTGCTGACAATATCTCTCATGGCCTGAACCTGAAAAAG AGCCCTGTGCTGCAGTACCTGTACTTCCTGACCCAGATCCCAATTGCCATGTCCCCTCTCAGCAACAATAGCCTGTTCCTGGAATACGCCAAGAACCCCCTGCTGGAGTTCCAGAAGAAAGGCCTGGTTGTGTCTCTGTCCACCGACGACCCCATGCAGTTCCACTACACCAAG GAGCCGCTTATGGAAGAATACGCCATTGCAGCTCAGGTCTTCAAACTCAGCACCTGCGACATGTGTGAGATCTCCAGGAACAGCGTGCTGCAGAGTGGCATGTCTCATGAG GAGAAGCTCCATTGTTTGGGTCAGCACTACCTGAAAGAGGGTCCGGAGGGCAATGACATCCGCAAGACAAATGTGGCCCAGATTCGTATGGCATATCGCTATGAGACGCTGTGCTATGAGCTCAACCTCATCAAGGAGGGCCTGAAGACTGAGTAA